Within Sorghum bicolor cultivar BTx623 chromosome 2, Sorghum_bicolor_NCBIv3, whole genome shotgun sequence, the genomic segment TGTATGCAAACAAGGCATGCGCCTGTCTTTCGGGCCGGAGAAGAGGAACGCCTCACGTGCTGCTGCCATTTGGATTGGATATATTCTGGCGTGTCGACGACGACGGCCGGGTGACCCGTACGGCGAGGCAGCCGTGACGAGTACGCATTCCATCTGATCTCGATAAACAAGGGCTTTATTAGAAAAAGAAGGTCGTATTCCGCATCATTACGACGGGCAAATCGCGTATATGCTACCACCTCTCACGCCGGTGTGATATGATTGTCACGCGCGCGCAGCAGCTACTCTACTCATCGATCAGCCGGCTCAATCATTTCTTCCAGGTCTTAGATCTAGATTTCTACTAGTAGAAAGACGACTAGATAAACTACACAGGTCGACCACAGAGACCCAGAgtctaataaataataaataaaatgtaTAATTGAGCAACTGACGGGACTCTATTTTTTCAGCTCTGGGCACCAGCACTGCTCTAAAAGTGCAGCTACTTCACACGCAGTCATTGCAGTGCTTCCTTCAGACTAGCTGAGCAGTGAGCACAGTGCCACAGTCCTAGTGGCCACCGGGACAGGAGGGGCATAGCATCCGCCATCAATTCAGATTTCAGAGTGTTAGCAGGCAGCTCACATATGCAGTGACTGTTGTGCCTTTTTCCCCTGATGTGGCAAACAGTGGGCTTCCAGGTCTGCTAGATCTACCATCAGTCCACTCCAATAACATTGGCATCACAAGGGCAAATGAAACATCGCAGATGCGTCGCGCATGCTTCACTCTGCATGCAAAACAAAGAGAATGGTTTCATTTCAGCGCCAGAATTTGATCCCAAATGACCTGCTACTGCCTAACCATCACCAGTCCACGCCGAGGCAAGCATCAGAACCTTGACATATGTTTCATTTCAGGCTCAGTTCACCATACAACATAGGCATAATAAGCCTAATAACCAGTCAAGTTTCGCAATCTTGCGTGACATACAGGTAGGGGTCCTGATCTGGCTGTGGGCAGTACAAATCATCTGCAGCTGGCCATGACAGTGCCGCCATTGGGGCTTCCTCGCCGTCATCAACAGCAACGAACTCTTCGTCGTCATCCGAAGTTGGTTCGGCAAATGGCGCGTCTAGGCTCTCCCAGTTCAGGTCATCTCTGCAGAGAAGGCTAGGTTCTTCACTGACCCATTCATCCAAGACATCGATGTTGTCAAGGCTGATAGGATCTATGGCATCCTTAAGCTTACGCTGGTTCCTGCATGACAGCACTGAACTGTAAGTAGCAAGTCAGGATGGTACATATATGACATGGTTCCAGTCTTTGTACCTTTCTCGGAGCTTCAAGTTGTACCTAACAAAGACAACATCGCTTAACCTTGAACGCTCAAGCCTGCTTAGCTTCCTGGAATGGAGATCTTTGAATGCATCCCAGTTCCTTTCGCACCCTGTTGCGCTGCAACATTGGCTGAGGACTCGGATTGCAAGCCTTTGAAGTTCTATAGTTCCATTACCAAAGTTGTCCCACCATGCAACTAAGAATAAACAATTATGTGGAAACGTGAGATTAATGTATCCAGGCAAAGACAATTCCATGGAAAATGGATCTTTTTCCAGTTTTATTTAGGAAAGAGTAAACTTAACCAACACACCAATATTTGGCCTAATAATAGTCACAAACCAATGGAATACTTTCTGTTGCTATTTCACAAACCCAACAATACCTGGGGCCATGGAGAGATGGTGGTCCACGGTCCACCCAAAAACTCCTTGGCCCAAAGCCCAGGTATGGGAAAAAAGAACTCATGTGAGGTGGGAAATCTGGTATTGTAATCTTCTTCCAACTACTGTAGCCATGTAAGCTTCTTTTAAATCAAATTTCATACTAAACTGTTGATTTTAAGATGTTTGCAAGACACCTTTTTAACCTATCTTACTTAACGTGCTTTTAGTAATAAATTCTGTACTCCTATTGTATATTGGCACGTTACAATTTGCAGTACTTAAACAATTTACATCAAGTCATACCCAAAATCCTACATACGCCACTAATCTGGCTTTCTTCCCATAATAAAACTGCAAATTTTGCCACTTGCTTTTTCCTATCCACCTGGATCAGCGGGAGGAAAAAGAAAACGGAACATATTTCCGCTTGCCACCTCAACTGGGTCCAGGAGAACTCTTCATTGTTATCCTCATCATCATATACTAGATTATTTTCtcacaaaattttaaaaaacaaTTATGTTAATGCAGCATACACCCTGCTTGGCAGCCAAAATGGGTTGCCTTTTGGTGTCCCTATGACATGTGGTACCAGGTAGACATGAAATGGAGTGAAGCAAAATGTTGTAGTTCTGTGAGGAAGCCTCAATTATTGATGGGTTTGTGACTAATGGTATCTTTATGTAATTCACTTTGTACAAAAGTTCAAAACGAATCTAACATAGAAGTCATTCTTACCTGGATTAAGTTTCTCTCTTTGACGAATTGCAATTGGAAGGCCAAAGTCACCAGTTGATTTCTTATACTCTTCAAGCTGAAGAAATATCTTATCTTGGACATCGTCATCAGGGACCAAACTAGTGATTGTCTTAATAAGGCCCCTAAATGCATAGCTTTGCATCTTAAAAGAGGGGCTAAAGTAAATACAAGGATTGAAAAAGCATCCTGCTGCATGCAATGGACTATGGAGCTGCTTCTCCATCCTCGCATCAATTACTCGCACGTATGGTCCATACACACAGGCCTTGTGCATCATTCTTGCCCTTATCGACTCCTTTGCCTTTTCCATTGCATCATAAATATAGCCCATGGAAGGTTTTTCATTACTATCCACCAAGCGCAGAACGCGCAACAGGGGCTCAGTGACCTTAACAACATGTTTGCTCTTGGCCCAGAAGTCAACATCTTTCATAATAATAGTTGTGACATCTTTTCCAACACCACCTTTAGCATATGTTGATTTCACCCATTTGTTGCTGGTAACCATTTGGCGGAGCTCTTTCTCAAATTTAACAATGCTTTGGAGACTAAGAAAATGAGTAGCAAATCTCGAGATGCCAGGACGACACAGATCTCTACCATTTGTGAACTCTTTCCTCATTAAAGACAAAACCCAAGCATGATTATATACAAACTTTGTTATCTTTCTGGCTTTACCTAAAGTTTCATTGATCATAGGAAAATATCTAGGATCAGCGAAATTCTCCAACATCAAGTCAATGCAACGCGCTGCACATGGAGACCAAACAAAAGTGCCATATCTTTCTTCCAGAACCTTAACAGCAGACTTATATCTTGCATCTATGTCAGTGATAAATTGAACAATGTTTTGTGGCCCAACTTCTCTAATAACTTGATCAAATATCTCAAGTAAATCAAATTTCTCTGTCGAAGTATCTACTGACTTTAAAAACATAGTACCTCGTGGGCAGTATACAAGAAAATTGATTATAGAACCCTCTCCATAGTCCTTTTGTCTGTCAGCAATAATTGAGCAACCATGTAAACTCCATTCTTTCTTTAGATCATCCAGATATTCATGAATGCCTTCAGCAATTTGTTTCAATAATGGATTGCGTAAGTCATGATAAGATGGTCCCTTGAAGCCCAGTCCAGCAGATACTATTGCATCTAGCATAGGCTGATAGAAAGGAGAATTCGCTGCACTAAAGGGTACATCTGCATCATACCACCATCTAGCCATAGCAATTATTGCTTCATGTAACAGATCATTTGGAGCTTCTGTACCATCTACACCATGTTGAACCATGTCTTCTGAAGTCATAAATGCAACACTGCTTGGCTCTGAACCTGTGGTAGCTTGGGGAGGAAAGTATCCTGTTCTTCGCTTCCTTGATGGTCTGAATAGGCTTTCAGAGCCTCCCTCAGTTGAGAAAATAGTATCTGAAGAATCTTTGACGCGTGAACTGCGGACATCTCTAGTTTCATACCGTCTTTCTTCATTTCTCCACTTCTCATCAATTTGTTGTATTATCTGACGTTTCACATCATCAGGCACCTTCTTGCAAGATTCAACTTGGCCTGGAACTCCAGCAAGATGATATTTAAAGCGAGTAATACCGCCACCTCCAATCTTTTTGCCACAATGAAGACATATGATGGCATTTCTTGAACTAGCATCCACTTTTGCGTGAACCCAAGCAGGATCCAGTGGCCTCGAAGAAGCCGAAGGTGATGCCATCAAGGTGACTCCAGTTGATGCGGTACCAGCTACCTGAGTTCTAATAAAGACAGAATAAAAAAAAGTACTTTAGAACTTTTACCATACATCAATTGTGTATCATTACACATTTGTTCCATGATTAATCAAAGATTATAAGAGCACTACAGTTTTCATAGGATAATAACTCCAGCAGAGTACATATCCAGGAAATAAGCTGCACACTCTTTCATTTTATACAGTCTACTATGCATTTgttcaaatttaaaaaaaaaagtcaatGAAGCAGgtaaaaatatttatatatgTTCATTGCACAGCCTAGAACCCTGGAATATAGCAGGCAAAATAAAAATCTAGAACACCACAAAAGTGTGCAGTCCTTCGCTTGTGGACCTGTGGGGTTAACTGTGGCAGCTTCTGTTACAAGGTTAGGCtaggaaaagaaaaacaacGACCTCATGATTCAAGGCGTCTCGCTGTAAATAGAACCAGTTACAGCTTAGAAGAAAAGCAGCTAAGATTTATTCCATGACTACAATAGTTTTTTGAAAGGACACACAAGCTCCGAGCTTGCGAACAATCCAGGCGGTATCCGGCGATACCTGACCTCGCGTGATGAAAACCGGCCGGTTTCGGAAAAATCCGATCCAAACTCGAGCCCTTTATTTTTGGCTATGAATTACACAAGCTACTGGAAAAGAACTGAGTTCAGGTATATAGAATAAAGTACACAGCCTCACCTCTCTTCAGTCATCAAGCGTTCGAAGGCTTCGTCCTTGGGGGCGAGCTCCCCCAGGCGGCAGATCTGGTCCGCTAGATCGGAGAGAAGGAAACCGGCGGGAGACTGCGAGGATTCGGGCGAGAAACCGGAAGTCATCCACAGCGGTGCGGTTGGATTCTGGGAGGACTGGGGAATGGCCGAATAGCCGAATAGCCGGGGTCAGGGTGGGGCAGGACGACGGCTACCGGAGAAGATCGGCTAAGTTTTCGTGGAATCGGGCGGCTGCCGCGTCGGTTTCCAGCGGGGGTGGGCAGGTGGGCTACCCAATATCATTTTTAGAGCAACCCAACCCACCTGCCCTAATTCCAAATCTGAACTTGATCAAAAAATAAACTCCAACCTATCCTCTCAAATTATAGTTTCAGATTCCTAGATCCAGCAGCCCCTATCCCCCTCTCATCCATGGGCCCCACACCACTTCTCCTTCTTTTCCGTCGACGCACGCGCTTCGTCTGTGGTCCACACGCGGGGTGGCGGCGCGCAGGCGAGCTGGTGGCCCAGCGCGGGGCGGCGGCGCACAGGCGAGCTGGCGGCCCAGCGCGGCACGTCGGCGAGCGGACGGGCAGCCTGGACAGCGCGCGACGCTAGCGAGCTCCGCCGGTGCATAGCGGCCACCGCTCCGTCGGATCTGTTGGCGGCCTCCTCCCCTGGAAAGAGCGCCACCGCACCCTCCACAGAGAAGCTCGAGCGCGCCGCTCGTTCCTCATGCGCGGGCGAGCTTCCTCCCCGCCGCGAGCTCCCTCTCTGCCCGCCATTTCCTCCCACATGTGCCTCTGTACGTGAGATACAGCGCTGGAGCACCCGCCTCGGTCGGGCGAGTCTCGAGCGTGGCCACCCGCGGCCTGCCGTGAGCTCCCTCCACCGCAGATGAGCGTGTGAACGATTGGGGAAGAAAGGCTATCTCAATGACATGTGGGTCCCTCTGGTCATAGTCTGCTAGTATGAGTTTAGGGGCTTTATTTGACTAGTATGGTTGGAGTAGAATCAATTCTTGGACCTAGAAAAATAGGAGTGAGCACCCAAATCAAAAGTATAAGCCTTGATTTGGGTACTTCGGCTGGAGTTACTCTTAGGCCTGTACAAGGAAGGGAGCTACTTCCatactaaattataagtcaatcaagaatcttagagagttaaaatatctcaaatttgaccaaatttatataataaaataactattataataccaactaagtatcattagatttttccTTAAGTATATTTTCAATACTCACTTTATGTCACAAATCtttgtatttttctctataattttggtaaaCTTTAAAATGTTTTAACTCTTTAAGATTTTTgtaatgatttataatttaggatgaagGGAGTAATAGGCCTCTAATGATCGGATGCAATTTAACTCTCCATTTTTTAGTTCAAACACATACTTCATACAAATTCAGCCCAGATTTTTTGAGGCCCGATTCTTATATTTTTTAGACCAACATTCAGGGACCCATCATGGCAACAAATATACCACTAAAATATAAaagacacatatatatatacaacaaaTAAAAGTAAAACATCAATTTTATATCAGTTGATGGGGTAGGACGTAATATAGACTTTGAATTCATTTAGGGAAATATTTTGCATCGGACATACCGAAATATGTTGAACAATGTCCCTGACAGAGCCTTGATTCAGAACATCTCTCAAGTTAATTATAGTTGCTACCACAAGTCCATAAAAAGATTACAGAGGGCAATTTGGCCAAAATCCAGGGataacatttttttttgaagacGATTCCAGGGATAACGTGGAGCCCTGATCACCTAAAACTCCATCAGATGGAGTAACCAGCTGAAAAAAAAGGAACTCATGCTATTGATTCTTTCGGAGCAAATGTTAAAATGTTACACAAATTGGTGAAAGGAAAATGCTCTGTTACACCACCCTTTATCTTCTAGAGTTCAGGTTGGCATTCATGTTGGTGGCTGCCAAGTCCCTGGCTTGAAAGTGGCGCCAGTTCCTGTTGGTTCAGATGACCTGAAGACAAATAAACATGAGTTTGATATTTGAATTAATGTAATCAGATGAAGACTCGCACAAAAGAAAAGACAATAGCAGATTGTTGTTTCTCATGTAACTCCTGTATCTGCTGGAGCCATGAATAAATCGATGCAAATTTCGATAGCTCTGCAATACTCAAATTGAAGTTTGACCGAGGTGTCTATAACATATTGTCAGATCCAATAGCAATTACCATGATATTATAATACCCAACTTCAACCTAAAAGTTGAACTTTATTGTGCATGTTccttgtgtgtgcgcgcgcccaCACAATGTTTTAAGCATAAATTAACAGCATAAATGTTCTACCCAAGAAAATTGCAAAACCATGCTGAATGTTTGAAGGCAGAAATAAATCAAAAGCCAGGCACAATTGAAGCACCTGTCATTGTCTGTCGTAGCATCTTCTGTATGAGTTGCGTCCTTAGGCCTAGATACCTCCTCAGGTCCTAAAGTGTTAACTAAAATGTCATCATGCATTTCAAAAGTATTCATACTTATATTCCCAGTGAGAAACATAGTTAAATAAGGTAATGTTACCTTTCTGCTGATCTGGAGGAGTACCTGAGAACTGCTGCTTCACAAAACTTTGGAGATTTGGAGATTCAGCTTTCCCTGCATTTGGAGGAAGAGGAACATCGGCAGTCAAACAATCAGGGTGAAAAAAGGAAAAGCATTATGAGATTCTTTCCCCTTCACCAACACAACAGGGAGAAACTACAATAAAATTAATTGATAATATGAGAAATTATATAACTGTCAAGTATCACAACACGGCATCAAATGATGTCAATATATCAGACCCCTATTGTGGTAAATATATTAGATATATAAGAGAGCCAAAAAGAGAAGAGAGGGGTAAGAGTTGAAAGTGGAATTGTGATACAGGAAGTATACTAAAGAATCCACAGAAAGCTGTAAGTGCATATAAGCAAGGATTgaagtacaaggtaccagaaaGAACGTACCAATTTTCTTGACTGGTCGCATACcggtttttctttcctcttcttctttctttttgagAACTTGATTGAACACAGATTAAATATATTAGTGGAGAAACACAGATTATTGGCCATCAACTAAGAAAGATGACAGCTTTATGAATAACCAAGGCTAATTAAAAATTACATGCATAAGGATCTTGATTCTTGAGGAAACAAAACTTAAAAGAAGCTGTGACACCATAATAGCAAACATATGCTGGTATGAATAAGATCTTTTACTGCACTGCAACTAGAACGAAAGCTCTTATGAATAACCTAGAGCTTTGATACCATATTACAAATAAAGGGAGACTAAACTGGATGATTCTATTGAGGCCCAAtgggactatatatatatagtacatgAGGGAATAAGAGGGAAACCCTAGACTAGGAGATTACACTAATACCCTTGACTATTATACCTTAACAAAAGCTTCATAGCTGCAGATGTATCCAGTACATTACATTGTAACACTGTTCTCTAAAAAGAATTAAGGCCAGAAAAA encodes:
- the LOC8054763 gene encoding uncharacterized protein LOC8054763 produces the protein MTSGFSPESSQSPAGFLLSDLADQICRLGELAPKDEAFERLMTEERTQVAGTASTGVTLMASPSASSRPLDPAWVHAKVDASSRNAIICLHCGKKIGGGGITRFKYHLAGVPGQVESCKKVPDDVKRQIIQQIDEKWRNEERRYETRDVRSSRVKDSSDTIFSTEGGSESLFRPSRKRRTGYFPPQATTGSEPSSVAFMTSEDMVQHGVDGTEAPNDLLHEAIIAMARWWYDADVPFSAANSPFYQPMLDAIVSAGLGFKGPSYHDLRNPLLKQIAEGIHEYLDDLKKEWSLHGCSIIADRQKDYGEGSIINFLVYCPRGTMFLKSVDTSTEKFDLLEIFDQVIREVGPQNIVQFITDIDARYKSAVKVLEERYGTFVWSPCAARCIDLMLENFADPRYFPMINETLGKARKITKFVYNHAWVLSLMRKEFTNGRDLCRPGISRFATHFLSLQSIVKFEKELRQMVTSNKWVKSTYAKGGVGKDVTTIIMKDVDFWAKSKHVVKVTEPLLRVLRLVDSNEKPSMGYIYDAMEKAKESIRARMMHKACVYGPYVRVIDARMEKQLHSPLHAAGCFFNPCIYFSPSFKMQSYAFRGLIKTITSLVPDDDVQDKIFLQLEEYKKSTGDFGLPIAIRQREKLNPVAWWDNFGNGTIELQRLAIRVLSQCCSATGCERNWDAFKDLHSRKLSRLERSRLSDVVFVRYNLKLRERNQRKLKDAIDPISLDNIDVLDEWVSEEPSLLCRDDLNWESLDAPFAEPTSDDDEEFVAVDDGEEAPMAALSWPAADDLYCPQPDQDPYLYVTQDCET
- the LOC8054765 gene encoding mimitin, mitochondrial isoform X1 — its product is MSKRLLSRLLGMFQSRTQVGVDKAGNRYFTRVEEVDGAMKERRWVEFKGADQDSTTVPVEWICWLNGQRKKAPTPEELAELEARRERVKQNIALLKKKEEEERKTGMRPVKKIGKAESPNLQSFVKQQFSGTPPDQQKVNTLGPEEVSRPKDATHTEDATTDNDRSSEPTGTGATFKPGTWQPPT